The Desulfonatronum sp. SC1 region GGCGAAGCGCTCAACCTTGGCGATCAGATTGAACTTCTCCACGTGGGGCAACAGGATGGCGTTGCACTCGCCGTGGGGCAGGTCGTAGAAGCCGCCCAACTGGTGAGCCATGGCGTGGACGTGGCCCAGGCTGGCGTTGTTGAAGGCCATGCCTGCCAGATACTGAGCGTAGCACATGCCTTCGCGGGCATTGATGTCCTGGCCGTTGGCCACGGCGGGACGCAGGTGCTCGAAGATCAGCTCAATGGCCTTTTCGGCGCAGGCGTCGGTCATCGGGGTGGCGATGGTGGAAACGTAGGCTTCCACGGCGTGGGTCAGGGCGTCCATGCCGGTGGCTGCGGTCAATGCCGGGGGCATGCCCATCATCAGTAGCGGATCATCAATGGCGATGCCGGGAGTAACGCGCCAGTCAACGATGGCCATCTTCACCTTGCGGGAGAGATCGGTGATGATGCAGAAACGGGTCATTTCCGAGGCTGTGCCGGCGGTGGTGTTCACGGCGACATAAGGAGGCATGGGCTTGGTGGACTTGTCCACGCCTTCAAAGTCGTGAATCTTGCCGCCATTGGCGATGACCAGACCGACGCCCTTACCGCAGTCGTGGGAGCTTCCGCCGCCCAGGGTGATCAGGCTGTCGCACTTGTTCTTCTTGTAGACTTCCACGCCGGCATGGACGTTGGCGTCAGTGGGGTTGGGGATGGTCTCGTCGTAGACCACGCAATCCATCTTGGCTTCCTTGAGCAGCTTCACGATCTGGTCGGTCATGCCGATGCCGGTGATGCCCTTGTCGGTGACCAGCAGGGGCTTGGTGCCGCCCAGGGCTCTGATCTTGGCGGGGATTTCCTTGTGAGCGCCGATGCCGATGAGGGTCACGCTGGGAATGAAAAAACCATAAACCTGTTCACGTACGGCCATAATGCTAACCATCCTTTTGGTTAAAGGGGAAAAGAAAAACAACATTCACTCTTGCTTTTCGCTGCAGCGACTGTTGGCGCATAGAAAGCAACTTCCAGGCCAACTTTTTTTTTCAATGATCATAATACGTTCAGGCCATTGCATGAAATGCCGCGTGCCTGTTGATGAGCGCATAAGCGGACATAAACGGAGTCATGACAAGGTCTTTGCGCCACACGACAAGATAAAGACAGCTATTTCAATATGTTGACGGAGCGTGTCAACTTGATACGGCTCAGCGTTTCGTGTGGGTCAATAAGACACGGCACTTGATTTCTTCCTTCTCAATATGCTTTCGCCGCGGAAATCGCCTTATCGCTACAGTGAAACTACCATGCCCAACCCCTGACGCAGTTAGGGCATATCGGAAATTTCTGACAAAACCAAAAGAATAGAAATCATTCATTTTCTCACTTTCTGGGAGATGAAGCGAACATGCCACAATGCCTTCCCCGTGAACCGGCCGGGCATCAAGGCCGAAAGAAATCCGCCCTCATGATCCCTGTACGCCTCGTGAATCAACTTCAATGGCCTTGGTTGCACCCGAAAATTTTGCTGTAGTGATAATTTTTGCGAATTTGTGCATTTTCCATGCAAACCGCATAATGGTATGATTTGTGCTTATAGAGCCCATTTACCCGCGATTTCTCACGCTTCTCCTTCAACACCTGCAACCCAAGGAGACCTGCAAATGGATACTTCGAAAATTGTCTTTCCGGCCATCCTGCTCGGCGGGATTGTTGTACTCGGTGGTGGAGGAGTCGCTTCATTGGTCGACGCATCGGGCCAGGCGGGAACCATCATGGCCACGGTTGCCGGATTCATCGCCCTGGTCTTGATAGGCGGGCCGCTGCTGCTCCAGAAGCAAGCCCTGGCTGAAGCCACGACCGAACTGGAAAAGCTTGCGCGGGGATCATTTCGAAAGAAAAAAATGGAGACCTGCCAGGGTGGCAAAACCCTTCCAGAATTGTTCGCCGCTCTAGAGGCCGCGGCTCACGCACTGAAACACGAAAAAGGAATGAACAAGGGCATCATCGAAGGCCTGCCCATGCCCTTCCTCCTGGTGGATACCAAGGAACGGGCTACGTTTTCCAACCAGGCCTGCATGGACATGCTCCAGATCGACGGCTCGCCGAAGAAACAGTACGGGAGGACCCTGGCCGAAATATTCTACAATGATCCAGGGCGTAAGACTTTGGTGGGCAAGGCCATGGAAACCGGCGAGGTGTTCAAGAACGTGGAAGTCACCATTCAAGGGCATAAGGGCGGTGTTCGGCATGTCCTGACAAATGTCTACCCCCTTTATGATCTGGACGGGGTTTGCATCGGCGGTTTCGGTCTGTACCTGGATATAACGGCCCTCAAAGCCAAGGAGGCTGAAATTTGCGAACAGAACGAAATCATCTCCCGGGCCGCTTCCCAGGCCACTCAAGTCTCTAACTCCATGGCTTCGGCCTCGGAAGAACTGGCCGCCCAGGTGGAGCAAGCCAGCCGGGGCGCCGAGCAACAGCGGGATCGGACCAGCGAGACGGCCACGGCCATGGAGGAAATGAACGCCACGGTCCTGGAAGTGGCCAGAAACGCCTCCCAGGCCGCGGAGGCGTCGGATCAGGCCCGGACCAAGGCACTGGAGGGCGCAAAGGTGGTGGGCGAGTCCGTAGCGGCCATCAACAAGGTCCAGCGCCAATCCGAGGAACTGAAAGCCAATCTTGGCCGCTTGGGACAGCAGGCCGACCAGATCGGCCGGATCATGACCGTGATCGAGGACATCGCGGACCAGACCAATCTGCTGGCCCTGAACGCGGCCATCGAGGCGGCCCGGGCCGGAGACGCCGGACGCGGGTTTGCCGTGGTGGCCGACGAAGTGCGCAAACTGGCCGAAAAAACCATGAACGCCACCAAGGAAGTCGGCCAAGCCATCACGGACATCCAGCACGGCACCAGGATCAACATCGAAGGCATGGACAAGGCCGCGGAGGCCGTAGCCGAGGCCACGGCCCGGGTCAACATCTCCGGAAAGGCCCTGAAAGAAATCCTGGCCCTGGCCGAGATGGCCGCGGACCAGGTCCGCTCCATCGCCACGGCCGCGGAACAGCAGTCCGCCACCAGCGAGGAGATCAACCGCGGGGTGGAAGACATCAACCGCATCTCCGCGGAAACCAGCGAGGTCATGAACCAATCCGCCCAAGCCGTTTCGGAAATGGCCCGGATGGCCGTCCAGTTGAACGTCATCATCGATGGAATGCGGGCCCAGACAAAAGGCGAATGTCCAGCGGATTGATGAATGCTCTTTCCTTCCAAATCAGAGAGGGCCGGTTGGCTCATCCCATCTCAATATTGCGGGCTGTCCGGGCGGATCAACCTAAGCTTCATCAGGATGCGCTCCATCAACGGCGCTGGAGGCCACGGAATTTCGTGCTCCACCATCGTGAACCGGAAGTCGGCGTCCAGCAGGCCATAACCCTGCCAAGCCCCGCACAGGCCGTAGTATTCAGTGGTCCCGTCGCGATGGACGAAAAACTTGTGGTGATGTCCGAACAGCCACAGCCTGGGACGAAAATGCGCCGCCAGCTCGTCGCTGCGGGGAAAGCCGGTGGCACCAAAAAAGTCCAACCCCTGCGTGTTCGGCACCCCTATGCCCACCGGGCAGTCATGGGTCAGGATGATTTGTACCTGGTCCGGGGAGATGGTCAGGCATTTGTCGATTTGAGCGTCGGTGATCACGGCCCCGCGCTGTGTGATCATGGCATCCAT contains the following coding sequences:
- a CDS encoding metallophosphoesterase, yielding MTCVFKKNDVQSVKLLYDIVNKQIEHAENVLGHSISSVIHLGDFGIYKTNLHEYFRKRKCAFSRKLYVIDGNHEYFSILESIVAKYRNCFIYLPRCTIHAIDGYAFLALGGTAYMDAMITQRGAVITDAQIDKCLTISPDQVQIILTHDCPVGIGVPNTQGLDFFGATGFPRSDELAAHFRPRLWLFGHHHKFFVHRDGTTEYYGLCGAWQGYGLLDADFRFTMVEHEIPWPPAPLMERILMKLRLIRPDSPQY
- a CDS encoding iron-containing alcohol dehydrogenase yields the protein MAVREQVYGFFIPSVTLIGIGAHKEIPAKIRALGGTKPLLVTDKGITGIGMTDQIVKLLKEAKMDCVVYDETIPNPTDANVHAGVEVYKKNKCDSLITLGGGSSHDCGKGVGLVIANGGKIHDFEGVDKSTKPMPPYVAVNTTAGTASEMTRFCIITDLSRKVKMAIVDWRVTPGIAIDDPLLMMGMPPALTAATGMDALTHAVEAYVSTIATPMTDACAEKAIELIFEHLRPAVANGQDINAREGMCYAQYLAGMAFNNASLGHVHAMAHQLGGFYDLPHGECNAILLPHVEKFNLIAKVERFAKMAKLMGENIEGLSPRAAAEKALDAIRQLSADVGIPSGLIELGKRYGKDVKKKDIAVMTGNAQKDACGFTNPRCPKDADVAAIFEAAL
- a CDS encoding methyl-accepting chemotaxis protein; protein product: MDTSKIVFPAILLGGIVVLGGGGVASLVDASGQAGTIMATVAGFIALVLIGGPLLLQKQALAEATTELEKLARGSFRKKKMETCQGGKTLPELFAALEAAAHALKHEKGMNKGIIEGLPMPFLLVDTKERATFSNQACMDMLQIDGSPKKQYGRTLAEIFYNDPGRKTLVGKAMETGEVFKNVEVTIQGHKGGVRHVLTNVYPLYDLDGVCIGGFGLYLDITALKAKEAEICEQNEIISRAASQATQVSNSMASASEELAAQVEQASRGAEQQRDRTSETATAMEEMNATVLEVARNASQAAEASDQARTKALEGAKVVGESVAAINKVQRQSEELKANLGRLGQQADQIGRIMTVIEDIADQTNLLALNAAIEAARAGDAGRGFAVVADEVRKLAEKTMNATKEVGQAITDIQHGTRINIEGMDKAAEAVAEATARVNISGKALKEILALAEMAADQVRSIATAAEQQSATSEEINRGVEDINRISAETSEVMNQSAQAVSEMARMAVQLNVIIDGMRAQTKGECPAD